In one window of Nitrospiraceae bacterium DNA:
- a CDS encoding DUF3473 domain-containing protein — MGTTLRLHSLSFDVEEHFQVSAFESPMRRRHWGQFESRVQANTERILRLLSAKDIRATFFVLGWVAERCPDLVRRIALEGHEVASHGYGHQLVTSLTPEEFREDVRRAKGILEGILSQPVHGYRAPSFTITQQTLWALPILIEEGYCYDSSIFPVVHDRYGVPGANPNVHQIVTSSGELWEAPPSTVKFCGFRLPIAGGGYFRLYPYGILRGFLRRLEREGSSFVMYLHPWELDPDQPRMEGPLLSRVRHYLNLHKTESRLARLLEDFRFAPIREVFAPIGAICR, encoded by the coding sequence ATGGGAACGACTCTAAGATTGCACTCGCTTTCCTTTGATGTCGAGGAACACTTTCAGGTTTCCGCCTTTGAATCGCCGATGCGTAGGCGGCATTGGGGGCAATTTGAAAGCCGAGTTCAGGCCAATACAGAGAGAATCCTCAGGCTTTTGTCAGCCAAGGACATTCGGGCCACATTTTTCGTTTTGGGCTGGGTTGCCGAACGGTGTCCCGATCTAGTGCGGCGCATTGCTCTTGAAGGACATGAGGTAGCTTCCCACGGCTATGGTCATCAATTAGTGACAAGTCTGACGCCGGAAGAGTTTCGTGAGGATGTCCGTCGTGCCAAGGGAATACTTGAGGGGATACTGTCTCAGCCTGTTCATGGTTATCGTGCTCCCAGCTTCACCATAACTCAACAGACATTATGGGCTTTGCCTATCCTAATTGAGGAAGGATACTGCTATGACTCCAGTATCTTTCCGGTAGTTCATGACCGCTACGGAGTACCCGGTGCCAATCCGAATGTGCATCAGATCGTTACAAGTTCTGGTGAGCTGTGGGAAGCACCACCTTCGACTGTGAAGTTCTGTGGATTTCGGCTGCCAATCGCCGGTGGCGGCTATTTCCGCCTATACCCCTATGGTATTCTTCGAGGATTTCTGCGGCGGCTTGAGCGTGAGGGAAGCTCATTTGTGATGTATCTGCATCCGTGGGAATTGGATCCAGATCAGCCCCGTATGGAAGGGCCATTGCTCTCACGTGTTCGTCATTATCTTAATTTGCACAAAACGGAATCCCGGCTAGCACGATTGTTGGAAGATTTTCGGTTTGCCCCCATCCGTGAAGTCTTTGCGCCAATTGGAGCGATTTGCCGCTAG
- a CDS encoding TIGR03013 family PEP-CTERM/XrtA system glycosyltransferase: protein MNSSSKSDQSLEISESVVPQPLISVSVSFPKLKRRVLILGVGPLARDLCQALLAKRAGLTEVVGFLDKDGSRVGERIVNPCIIGTYDQLFEIAERYQVHTVAVCLEDRRAVLPVQTLLDMKAMGRDVVDGHYLYEEESGRLSIDHLKPSALIFSTGFRRRMLSMVFKRCVDVFVAAVGLLMLIPLFMVLAVVIKVDSAGPVVYRQMRVGLRGRPYMIWKFRSMRQDAEKSGARWASAEDPRISRVGKWLRKSRLDELPQLVNVLKGEMSLVGPRPERPVFVQELRNSIPYYDLRHTVRPGITGWAQTRFRYGASKEDSHVKLQYDLFYVKNLSLLLDLRIVLHTVKVMLMGDGAR, encoded by the coding sequence ATGAACAGCTCAAGTAAATCTGATCAGAGTCTTGAAATCAGCGAGAGTGTGGTTCCGCAACCGCTGATTTCGGTTTCTGTCAGCTTCCCAAAGTTGAAGCGGCGAGTATTAATCCTAGGCGTCGGCCCGCTTGCACGTGACCTATGCCAGGCGTTGCTGGCAAAGCGTGCGGGATTGACGGAAGTGGTAGGGTTTCTAGACAAGGATGGTAGTCGAGTGGGCGAACGAATAGTAAATCCTTGCATTATTGGGACCTACGACCAACTATTTGAGATCGCTGAGCGCTACCAAGTTCATACTGTTGCAGTCTGCTTGGAGGACCGCCGAGCAGTACTCCCTGTGCAGACTTTGCTCGATATGAAAGCAATGGGCCGTGATGTTGTAGATGGGCATTACCTCTATGAGGAGGAGTCCGGTCGGCTATCGATCGATCATCTCAAGCCTAGCGCACTTATTTTTTCGACGGGTTTTCGTCGGCGCATGCTGTCCATGGTGTTTAAGCGGTGCGTTGACGTTTTCGTGGCAGCAGTTGGGCTGTTAATGCTTATACCTTTGTTCATGGTCCTGGCGGTCGTCATCAAGGTGGATTCTGCAGGACCAGTTGTTTACCGACAAATGAGAGTTGGCCTGCGTGGAAGACCGTATATGATTTGGAAATTCAGATCAATGCGCCAAGATGCTGAAAAGAGTGGCGCGCGGTGGGCTTCCGCGGAAGATCCCAGAATCTCGCGAGTGGGGAAATGGTTGCGAAAATCCCGCTTGGACGAATTGCCTCAGCTCGTGAATGTGTTGAAAGGGGAAATGAGCTTGGTTGGCCCAAGGCCGGAGCGGCCAGTGTTTGTGCAAGAGCTGCGCAACTCTATTCCATATTACGATCTCAGACACACCGTTCGTCCCGGCATCACAGGTTGGGCGCAGACTCGTTTCCGGTATGGCGCATCGAAGGAAGACTCTCACGTCAAACTGCAGTACGACCTGTTCTATGTTAAGAACCTGTCCTTGCTGCTCGACTTGCGGATTGTCCTGCACACGGTCAAAGTGATGCTGATGGGAGACGGGGCAAGGTAG
- a CDS encoding AAA family ATPase encodes MNTRTLSPEDYWRSIVSRKWLVVSAILISLSIASAVCALMPKTYMSGVKMWFEGAKIEESIVSGPNPAGGAYVPSLDDRVMEVRQFVMGRKTLGAIAGEFGLYGYEKERPESSESENAIRAMRGSIKVEPTKDKLFIVLSFLSEDPIMARDVAGKLGDLFIEETLKDRERGVEAAEEFLEQELKRAKSDLEAKEKVISEFKQQHLGELPQQIDANLHKLDRLQDDMKSQSDLAQTLSSRLIQLDKAIRDYEETGEASDVPGISGTTKKNKDPRLARIKDLERRMVELSSMYKDTYPDLVQIKEELKKLKEMTTAQYRDLLPESDEQEDTGGTKRTKKKAIDPYHAEQLRQREELVIELEAVKRHQSQIVAERSQYERRVERTPEREQRLKTLERDYENLQKNYQSLLDKKLSAGMAKNMARGRKGAKFSVVDPAYTPIVPVVPNIPLIMLAGLVVGCAVGFGGAIGLELMGRGFRSAEEVEVTLGLPVIASVPLYETAFGGTMQTVRTLSHKSRATQLLPSGADTEDREIAVSGGVPVVGMARQRPQPGNLHSPAPGLELVSMWRPLSFVAEQYRVAATRLELMVGDRKSTAVVVTSAVMGEGKSSTALNLGYVLAKDLDRRTIVIDCDLKRPMQHIYAGVWQQPGLAEVLRGTKTVEDCIQRIGEAGPWILTAGSVADNPLALSKMHELADLVMELKEKFDYVIIDAPPVLPLADIHVLGSLADVLAYVVKAGVTGRDVVQKALKAIGDTTNVGIILNGLDAHTTPYYMQQEYYREAHHEQLK; translated from the coding sequence ATGAACACACGTACTTTGTCTCCGGAAGACTACTGGCGTTCCATTGTTAGCCGGAAATGGTTGGTGGTGTCCGCGATCCTCATCTCGCTCAGTATCGCAAGCGCAGTTTGTGCTTTGATGCCCAAGACATATATGTCTGGCGTAAAGATGTGGTTCGAGGGGGCAAAGATAGAGGAATCAATCGTCAGCGGCCCTAATCCCGCTGGAGGGGCATACGTCCCTTCTCTGGATGACAGAGTGATGGAGGTTCGACAGTTTGTCATGGGTCGGAAAACACTCGGGGCGATTGCTGGAGAATTCGGGTTGTATGGGTATGAAAAGGAACGCCCCGAGTCGTCGGAATCTGAGAATGCCATTAGGGCTATGCGAGGATCTATCAAGGTAGAGCCGACCAAGGACAAGCTGTTTATTGTCCTATCGTTTCTGAGCGAAGACCCGATTATGGCTCGCGATGTAGCCGGAAAGTTGGGCGATCTGTTCATAGAGGAGACCTTGAAGGATCGCGAGCGGGGTGTTGAGGCCGCAGAAGAATTTTTGGAACAGGAATTAAAAAGAGCAAAGTCGGATCTTGAGGCTAAAGAGAAGGTTATTTCTGAGTTTAAGCAGCAGCATCTTGGGGAACTCCCTCAGCAGATTGATGCCAATTTGCACAAGCTGGATCGTCTTCAAGACGATATGAAGTCACAAAGCGATCTTGCCCAGACCTTATCAAGCAGGTTGATTCAATTGGACAAGGCGATTCGAGACTATGAGGAAACCGGAGAGGCGAGTGATGTCCCTGGAATCTCCGGAACAACTAAAAAAAACAAGGATCCAAGGCTTGCTAGGATTAAGGACCTCGAGCGACGAATGGTTGAGCTTTCGTCGATGTACAAAGACACTTATCCGGATCTCGTTCAAATCAAAGAAGAGTTGAAAAAGCTCAAGGAGATGACCACGGCACAGTATCGGGATCTTCTTCCGGAATCGGATGAGCAGGAGGATACGGGTGGGACAAAACGGACGAAGAAGAAGGCCATTGACCCCTATCATGCTGAACAGTTGCGCCAGCGAGAGGAACTTGTAATCGAACTAGAAGCGGTCAAGCGACATCAGTCTCAGATCGTGGCTGAACGTTCGCAGTACGAGCGAAGGGTTGAGCGTACACCGGAACGTGAGCAACGCCTGAAAACTCTCGAGCGTGATTATGAAAACTTGCAGAAGAACTATCAATCTTTGCTCGATAAGAAATTGAGCGCGGGTATGGCAAAAAACATGGCGCGTGGACGAAAGGGTGCGAAGTTCAGCGTGGTGGACCCTGCTTATACCCCAATTGTCCCTGTTGTTCCCAATATTCCCCTCATTATGCTTGCTGGCCTCGTCGTTGGATGTGCGGTTGGTTTTGGCGGAGCGATAGGTCTTGAGTTAATGGGCAGAGGTTTCCGATCTGCCGAGGAAGTGGAAGTCACACTCGGCTTACCCGTAATCGCCTCCGTTCCATTATATGAGACGGCATTTGGTGGGACTATGCAGACGGTGCGAACCCTGTCTCACAAGTCAAGAGCAACTCAGCTTCTTCCTTCCGGCGCAGACACGGAAGACCGCGAGATTGCAGTGAGCGGAGGGGTGCCAGTGGTAGGAATGGCACGCCAGCGGCCTCAGCCTGGGAACTTACACAGCCCTGCGCCTGGTTTGGAACTGGTTTCTATGTGGCGCCCACTTTCTTTTGTCGCAGAACAGTATCGAGTCGCGGCAACGCGGTTAGAGTTAATGGTCGGTGATCGGAAAAGCACGGCAGTAGTTGTCACTAGTGCCGTCATGGGCGAGGGTAAGTCGTCCACAGCGCTCAATCTTGGTTATGTGCTGGCAAAAGATCTTGACCGTCGAACCATCGTCATCGATTGTGACTTGAAGCGACCGATGCAACATATCTATGCTGGCGTGTGGCAACAGCCTGGCTTAGCAGAGGTTCTTCGTGGCACCAAGACAGTCGAGGATTGTATCCAGCGGATTGGGGAGGCGGGCCCCTGGATTCTGACCGCTGGTTCCGTGGCTGACAATCCTCTTGCGTTGTCGAAAATGCATGAGTTGGCGGACTTGGTAATGGAATTGAAGGAAAAGTTTGATTACGTAATCATTGATGCACCGCCGGTGCTCCCTCTTGCCGATATCCACGTCCTGGGGAGTTTGGCCGATGTGCTTGCCTATGTAGTGAAGGCCGGTGTGACGGGACGGGATGTGGTCCAGAAGGCCTTAAAGGCGATAGGAGATACGACTAACGTCGGGATCATACTGAACGGACTTGACGCGCATACCACGCCGTATTACATGCAGCAGGAATACTACCGCGAAGCACATCATGAACAGCTCAAGTAA
- a CDS encoding polysaccharide biosynthesis/export family protein produces MKTFGCTVARGGLCIALGLFLALPGCWLGNEQLDFNVTYIPPNEFLLGPEDILVVNVWRNQELSREVIIRPDGKISMPLIGDVQAAGMTANVLAKRIADGLAEFMSNPTVSVQVKEVNSYYVYVLGEVQKPGKVPLKSYATVLQGVSLAGGFTTFASRNKIHVLRVVPNGQGQPKQIQIPVPYEDIIQGKNSEGNFFLKAGDVIVVP; encoded by the coding sequence GTGAAAACTTTCGGTTGCACAGTCGCGCGAGGAGGGTTATGTATTGCCCTGGGACTTTTCCTTGCTCTGCCAGGATGCTGGCTTGGCAACGAACAATTAGATTTTAACGTCACTTATATTCCCCCAAATGAGTTTCTTCTCGGGCCTGAGGATATTTTGGTGGTGAACGTGTGGCGAAACCAGGAATTGTCCCGTGAGGTCATCATCCGGCCGGATGGGAAAATTTCCATGCCGCTTATTGGCGATGTCCAGGCCGCTGGTATGACGGCTAACGTGCTGGCAAAGCGAATCGCGGATGGATTGGCAGAATTCATGTCCAATCCGACCGTCTCCGTTCAAGTCAAAGAGGTAAATAGTTACTATGTCTATGTGTTGGGAGAAGTTCAGAAGCCTGGCAAGGTTCCGCTCAAGTCCTACGCCACCGTGTTGCAAGGAGTATCTTTGGCGGGCGGATTTACGACCTTTGCTTCGCGAAACAAAATCCACGTGCTACGTGTGGTTCCCAATGGACAGGGGCAGCCGAAACAGATCCAAATCCCTGTTCCCTATGAAGACATCATTCAAGGAAAGAATTCAGAGGGGAATTTCTTCCTCAAGGCTGGTGATGTCATTGTCGTGCCTTAG
- a CDS encoding polysaccharide biosynthesis/export family protein, with amino-acid sequence MIGRLNLGGAILLSGVMLVSSVSANPLESSPRVTLTAGSNPSASPRHASIPEGAEKSSLTVTPDYIIGPEDVLEITVWKNADLSKQVQVRPDGRISLPLIGDVSAVGRTAAQLTEEISSRLKSYMENPTVSIVVREVNSYQIYVLGEVNAPGKYPLKSKTTLLQAITIARGFTQVAARNKIVVFRFGKDGEGLNKIKASYDDIVLRDGSDQNIELKPGDQIVVPSETMVVLPTR; translated from the coding sequence ATGATTGGAAGACTAAATCTTGGCGGCGCCATCCTGCTGAGCGGGGTTATGCTTGTGAGCTCCGTCAGCGCAAATCCTCTGGAGTCGAGTCCAAGGGTTACTTTGACGGCTGGTTCTAATCCATCGGCAAGTCCGCGTCATGCCTCGATTCCTGAAGGAGCGGAGAAGTCTTCGTTGACGGTGACCCCCGACTATATCATTGGTCCCGAGGACGTTCTTGAAATTACAGTTTGGAAGAATGCAGATCTCTCGAAGCAGGTACAAGTGAGACCCGACGGGAGAATCTCCCTGCCGTTGATCGGCGATGTTTCAGCAGTCGGTCGCACCGCAGCTCAATTGACAGAGGAGATTTCGTCACGTCTCAAGTCTTATATGGAGAATCCCACGGTTTCAATTGTGGTGCGTGAGGTCAACAGCTATCAGATTTATGTGCTGGGAGAAGTGAATGCTCCAGGCAAATATCCTCTTAAGAGCAAGACCACGCTTCTGCAGGCCATTACCATAGCGCGTGGGTTCACCCAAGTCGCGGCACGGAATAAGATCGTGGTGTTTCGGTTTGGAAAGGATGGAGAGGGACTGAATAAGATTAAAGCAAGCTACGATGACATTGTTCTACGCGATGGCTCGGATCAAAACATCGAGCTCAAGCCGGGCGACCAAATTGTAGTTCCTTCGGAGACGATGGTCGTATTGCCTACTCGATAG